AGTACCTGCAGGCCGCGATACCGATGGGATTCTGGTCCGTGACCCGGCACAGCCAGGACACGCAGCTCTACCTGGCGGTGAAGGACTCGGTCTATGGCCAGCGGGCCGGAAACTCCCACCTGTGGTCGGATTCGATGTGCCAATACATGCTGGCCGGCGATGGGCCTCGGATCGCGCCCGACGTCGAACAGGTCCCGGCCTACGCCGGTGCCGGCGTGCGACGGGATCTGCGGATCGGCGCCTACGTCGGCCTGCCGTTGCTGCAGGCCGACGGTGAGGTGTTCGGCACCCTGTGCGGATTGGACGAAGAACGTCAGCCGGCCGAATTGAAGGAACACGAGCCACTGCTGCAGATTCTCGCGCAATTGCTCACGACGATTCTGCAGACCGATCTGATGCGCACGCAGGCGGAGCAATTGGCCGAACGCTCGGCCACAGCCGCCGAGACCGACGTTCTGACCGGTTTGTACAACCGACGCGGATGGGACCGGTTTCTGGCCACCGAAGAGGCGCGTTATCGCCGGTTCGGGCACACCGGCTCAGTGATCATTCTGGATCTGGACAGCCTGAAATTGGTCAACGACCGCTACGGGCACGACGCCGGTGACGCCCACATCCGGCAGGCGGCCCGGGCGATTGCGGAAACGACCAGAGATATGGACATCGTGGCCCGCCTCGGCGGTGACGAATTCGGAATCCTGGCCGCCCACACCAACTCCGAGCAGGCCCAGCATCTCGTCGACCGTCTCTCCGAGCAGTTGACGCTGGTCGGCACTCCTGGTTCGATCGGGTACGCCCCGTACAGCATCATCTCCGGGTTCCCCGGTGCCTGGCAGAGTGCGGATGCCGCGATGTACGAGCAGAAGCGTCACCGGCGGGCGGCGGCGTCGCAGTCGGCGAAGCGGATCCAGCCGCAAACCTGACCGCAGACCGCCCGCAGATCTGACCCAGGCAGCAGCGAGAAGAGAACTCGCTCAGAACGGTTCGGCGAGCGGCGGCCGCACCCGTCCGACGACCGGGCCGAGATCCACCCGGGGGCCACGACCGGTGCGGGCGGTGATGGTCACGGTGTCCCCGTCGCGCAGGTAGCCGCGTTGCGTCCCGTCGTCCAGGACGACGGGGACGGTGCCGTCCAGGGATGCCTCGAGCAGGCTGCCGGCCTGGCCCGGCTCCCATCCGGAGACGGTGCCGGAGGCGTACAGGTCACCGGTGCGAAGGCGCGCGCCGTTGCTGGTGAGATGGGCCAGTTGCTGGGCCGGGCTCCAGTACATGCCCTCGAACGGCGGCTCGGCGACGGTCGTCGTGTTCACATCCACCCGCAGGCGGAGATCGATTCCGCGGCGGTCGCAGCCCGCCAGGTACGGCGGCGGCAGCGGATCCTGCGGTGGGCCTTCCACCCGAGCCTGATCGAAGGCGACCAGGGGCGTGACCCAGGCCGATACCGACGTGGCGAAGGACTTGCCGAGAAACGGTCCGAGGGGTACGTATTCCCAGCGCTGCACGTCGCGGGCGCTCCAGTCGTTGACGAGTACGACCCCGAAAACGTGGTCCTCCAGCACATCTTCCTGCAGCCGGGCCGGCCCGTCGCGTCCTACGCCGACGACGAATCCGACCTCGGCCTCGATATCCAGTTTGCGGGTCGGGCCATCGACGACGGCGCCGGCGTCATCGAGGTACTGCCCGCGCGGCCGCGTCACCTCAGTACCCGACACCACGACGGAACCGGCCCGCCCGTGATATCCGATGGGCAGGGAGCGCCAGCTCGGAGGTAGTTCGGGACTGCTCGGCCGGAAGATGCGGGCGGTGGCCTTGGCGTGGGCCTCGAAGGAGTAGAAGTCGACGTAGTCGGTCACGTCCCACGGCAGCCATTCGCGCAGGGACTGGCGCTCCACCAGGACACCTCGGGTGCGGTCCTGGTGGCGGGAGGCGCTGAGCAGTTCGACCAGGCGCTCCCGCAGTTCGCGCCACATGGTCGGGCCGGTGCTCATGAAGCGATTGAGGGAGTCCGCGGCGAACCATTCCGTGACGAGGCGAGGCCCGAGGATCCCGGCCCCGGCGGCGGCCGCCAGGTCCAGCGCCTGGCCGCCGATGGCCACGGCGACCCGTCGGTCACCTCCGGCCGAGGGTGAGACGACGCCGTAGGGAAGCGTTCCCAGTCCGAAGGGTGCGTCGGGGTCGAGATCCAGCCAGCTGTCCACGTTTTCCCTCCGGCTCGACCACGCCGTCCCAGCCGTTCCCGCCAGCGTGGCATCGTCAGACCATCGACACCCTACAAGCCGCCGGTGCCGGCGTGGCCTACTTCAGATGCGGGATCATCTTTCGGTACAGCGCAACGGCGAACCCGTCGGTGAAGGAATTCTCCGATGTCTGCAGCATGAGGTCACCGACCCGGACGACGGTCTGACCGTCTCCCTTGTAGGCCTCGTCCCCCAGTCCCGGGACTTTCACTCCGCCGGCGTAGATGGCGAAGTTGTCGGCGGAGAGGACATCGATCTCGACCGTGCCCGAGGCTCCGTCACCGTCGATCGTGAACGTGCAGCCCGACATCGGCATGGTGGCGCCCCCGGTGGTGGCCGACCTGGTCGCCTTCAGCGTGTACTTCGTGGCCGACGTCTGGGCTCCGTTGAGGCCCCTTTCCCGGGCGACCGCCGCGGCGTCGGCCTCGCTGAGCAGTGCGCAAACATCGATGGAACCGGCCCGGCTCGCCCCAGCGGCCGCCGAAGGGCCGGCCATCGCCGCTGAAGGGCCGCCCATGGCCGACGGAGGGCCGGCCGGGACCGACCCATTCGACGCGGCCGTCGTGGACGTTGACGGCCTGCCGCAGGCGACCAGGAGGAGCAGGAGCGCCGCCGTGGATGCCCAGCGCAGGCTATGTGAGGTCATGGGGCAGCTTAGGCCGACGGCCGCCACTTGGACCGGCGAACACCCAACAGATTCCTGGCCCGCGGCGCGGCTGCCGTTGCGCTCGGCGAAGGCGGCCGTCGGTGGCTCGCATCAGTGCGGCCGGCTCCGGTGGGCCACGACCTGGTTGCGGCCGGCCTGTTTCGCGGCGTAGAGCGCGGCGTCCGCCTCGGCCAGGAGCAACTGCGGATTCTCGACGTCGTCGGTCGAGCACACGCCGCAGGAGAGGGTCACCCGGCCGACCTCGTCGAAGTGGTGGCCGGCGATCGCGGCGCGGGCGCGTTCGGCCGCCAACGTCGCGGACGCGGTGTCGGTGCGAGGGAGCACCCAGAGGAATTCTTCGCCGCCGATGCGTGCGAGTATCTCGGACTTTCGCGCGACCGAGGTCAGGATGGCCGCGACCTCGGTCAGGACGCGGTCACCGACGGCGTGACCGTGCGTGTCGTTGACCTCCTTGAAGTGATCCAGGTCCATCGCGATGACGCTGAGCGGCTCGTGGGTGAGTCGGGCCGTCTCCTGTTCCCGGGCGAGGTGATCGTCCAGGGCCCGGCGGTTCGACAGGCCGGTCAGCGGATCGGTGGCGGCCTGCGCGGTCAGGGTCGACCAGGCGGTGAGGTTGGTGAGGGTGAGTTCGACCAGTTCGGCGAACTTGGCCAGTTGCTCGAGCACCTCGGAGGTCAACTGGTCGGCCTCGTGTGCGGCCAGGGCAATGGCGCCCCACAACTGGCCCTGGTGCCGGATCGGGGCAGCGGCTCCGGCGACGAGTCCCTCGGCGCGGAGTGCGCCGACCAGGCCGGCGTCCTGCTGCCGGTAGCCGACGAGAGCGGGAAGGCCGGTCTTGGCAACCTGGGCGGTGGCTGACCAGTCCTCCGGCCCGAACGTCAGTGACGCCGACACGGTGTCGGGCTGAACCGGTGCCATGGAGATGATCTCGCCGTGGTCCGGGTCGCTGAACTTCACGACGGCCGCCGTGTCGGCGTTGAAGATGGCGGTCAGGCTGTTCGCGATCTGGGCGCTGACCCGGTCGATCGGCTCAGCCCGGGCGACCGCCGTGGCGATCTCGCGCAGGGCCGCCTGCAGCGCCTCGGCGCGATGCTGCACGGTGACGTCCTGCGCGATGACCATTCCGGCGAACACGGTGCCGTCGGCGTCGGCCACCGGGGCTGCTCTGAGACTGAACACGCGGTCACGTACCCGCTGGGTCCACACCGTGAGCTCCCCGCCGAGCGCCCTCCGATAACGCGGTTCGAGATCGGCGGCCAGGCCGGGGTCGAAGGCCTCGCTGACCGTCTTGCCCTCCAGATCTTGCGGTCGGTATCCAAAGCTGGCCAGCTCACTGCCTTCGGCGATCTGGAACCGGAGTTGGGAGTCGAACAGCAGCACGAAACCGCCCGGGATGCTGGCCGCCAGTGCCCGGTACTGCTTGGCGCTGCGCCGCAGGGTCTGCTCGGCCTCGACCCGATCGGTCATGTCGGTCACGAGCACGAAGAAACCTTCGACCTTGCCGTCGACGATGTGCGGCACGTAGGAGGCCTGGGTGTGCCGGGTGCGGCCCTGCTGATCGACCAGGGTCCGATCGAACAGTTGCTCCTCACCCTGCAGGGCCAGTTCCATGTACGAGCGGTTCGCCTGGAACAGCTTCTCACCGAGGACCTCGCGGATGTGAAGGCCCGGCATGGCCTCAGGGGCGTAGCCGAAGTAGTCCTGATAGGCCCGGTTGGCCAGGACGTTGCGCAGGTCCCGGTCCCACAGCGCAACCAAGCCGGGCAGGCCGTCCAGGACGGCCAGCGCGGCCTCGGCCGAACGCAACTGGCGAAGCTGCTCTGCGCTCCCGGGCGAACCCATACGACCACTTTAGGGGTTTCTCCCGACGGGGTTCCGGCCCTGCTCAGTGGGTGTCTGCGGCCAGAGCCGGATGGGTGCCGGCATCGAGACCTTCGCTGCCCGCCCTTCTGCGCTCCATCCGATTGACCATCCGGTGAGGGCGCCCGGACGCCTCCTGGGCCGCGCCTCGCTCCAGCCGGTCGTCGAGTGGCCTCAGCTCGTCGATCACGTGGCGACGGCGGAGTGCGGAAAGAAGCAGATGATCAGTGAGGGCAGGATTCTTGGGAAGGATGGGTCCTGCAGGTAGGTGCCGATAGCGCCTCGGGTGATCGCGCCCTCGGTCCCGCCGTCGCTGTTGTTCCCCCAGCCTTTCACGACGCGCCCCAGGCTCTGCTGACCATCCGACAAGATCGTTTGGCCGGAGTGGTTCTCGAAGCCGGTCAGATCACGCCGACGAGCGAACGGCGCGGTCGTACCGGGGAGCAGCGTCGCACCGGAGAGTCCAATCCCGCACAGCCAAGCTACTATCAGAGGGGTAGTAGCTGGGTCGAGGCTAACGAGCGAAGCTCAGGGAATCCTATGACCAGACGATCTGGCCGGATGTGGACGAAGAGTCCGGACCGGCCGGGTAGACGATGGTGTGGTAAATGCAGGGGACAAACACCCATCCGGCGTCGCCCTCGGGTATAAGGAGTATCCCGACAAGGGTCTTTGGTCCCTTGGCACCCTGGCGACAACCACCTACCGTCGGTGGGATGGCATGGTTCTTTCGGGTGATGGAGCAGGGAGATGGCACGTGGGCGTGTCGTCACGGTCAAACGGTCTTCGATGCCCATGAGGCGCTCTCCCCGGCCCTGACCCACATTGCCGAGTTGGCCCGCGGTTCCGGGCCGGCTCGAATATTTCTGCATTCCCTCGACGGGGACGTTCAGGAGTTGGAGCACCTGTAGGGGCGATGGCGACCGGCATTGTCGGGCCCGGTTTCATCCCCCGGCGCAGCCACTCCACCAGGTCTTCCACCTGCACGTAGATCTGCCGCGGTAAATCGAGCCCAAGGGCCGGGTCTGCCCGGTCGTCATCTCTTCGATGACCTTGTCCGTGATCCGCGAGATCGTTTCTTTGGACACCGCCGCCGCCGTAGCTCTCCTGGAAGTGGGCCGAGATCTCCCCGGCGGTCAAGCCTTTCTCGTACAACGACGGCACGATCTCATCGACCCCGGCCAGTCGGCGCTGCCGCTCCTCCCGGGATCGGCGGCTCGAACGTGCCAGCCCGGTCCCGCGGCACCTCGATCTCCATGTGCCAGTCAAGGATTGTGGTGCCGGTGCACCGTTTCGGTTGCGCGGCCCTGAGTTGTGAATGCACCGGCTGTCAGCCGATGTGGTTGACGTAGATGCCGGTCTTGGCCAGGGCGAGGCACGTGCCGCCAGCGGGGGCGCAGGCGAGCCCGGCAAGGTAGCCGTCGAAGGTTTGTCGGGTGGTCCAGGTGGTGCCGTCGGTGGTGCTGGCAAGAACGGAGTTGGTGAACGTGTCGGTGCGGAGCAGGCAGGCGGTGTCGCGACATACGGCGAAGGTGCCGTCGCCATATCTCGTGACGTCCGTCAGCGCCCAGAAGGTCCAGGTGTCTCCGCCGTCGTGCGTGCTGAACAGGGCGGATGCGCATTTTGTGACGCCCTGGCCTCCGCATTGCGCGCCGCCGAAGACGATGCCGTCTGTGTCCGAGCCGAACGCGACCCCATTCAGCACGATTCTCTCGCCGCCGAAGAATCGGCCTGGGCCGGTGGGCGGGGGCGCGCCGGTGGCCTGGTCGAAGTCGCTGGGAAGAGGGATCGTGCGCCAGGACTGGCCAAGGTCCGCGCTGAACCACGCGCGTGTCCCGACGGCCCAGCAGTGGGTGGCGTCGATGCAGTCGAGCGAAATGGCGGGCCCGGGCGCGGTAACGGGATGCCAGCGGTGGCCGCCGTCGGTGCTCGCCACCGATTCGGCCAGCCCGGACCGCTCGTCGCCGCCGACGGCGAGGCAGTCGTTCGCGGTGGGGCAGCTCGTGCTGTGCAGTGCGCTCAGCGGTGGCGCGCTTGCGGGCTGCCAGGTGGCGCCGGCGTCATCGGAGACGACGAGGGCGTCGCTGTGGCCGGTGTCTTGTGCGCCGATACAGTGCGCTGGACTGGTGCAGGTGATCAGCCCGAGCGCGTAGGCAACAGGGGGGTACGTCGTGTGCCAGGTGAGGCCGGAGTCGGTGGTTGTGCTCAGGATCGGCTGCCCGGCCGCGTCCTTGCCGACGGCGAGACAGGTTGGCGATGTTGGGCAACTGGCGCTGTAGTAGGTATTCGCGGCAACGGCAGCGACCGGGGTGAAGGCGTGCGCAGCCACTGCGGCGAACGCCCGGGCCGGGGCCGTCGCGCGGGCGGTGGTGGACTCCCCGGTACCGACGGCAGGCAAAGGTGGGGGCGCCGGACCGGTCGAGTGGGTGGTCAGCTCGCTTTTCGTCGAGGTGGTGGCAGGGAGGGTGGGGTGGGCAACGGTGTCGGGTGTGGTCGGCCCGCCTGCTGGTGGTTGCCCAACAAGGTTTGTCGTGACGGAAGCGGGCCCAGCCGTCGTGGATGCCTCTGCGGTTCCCGCAGCAGCCGACGGATGGGAAGTGATCTTCCCGGCGACAACGACGATGACGGCGGTGGCGACTACGGCCGCTACGGCGGACGCGCCGATCCGGGACCGTCTGGTGAGTCGGCTGATCCTGCGGGCCGACGAAGAACGGGGGCGATGCCCAGCGGCTGGGGTGCGGCTTGAGACGGATTCGGGGGTCGTTGTGATCGGCGGGGAAACCGAGTCCGTCTGTGCGACTGCGTGGGTGATGAGGGCGGCGGCGGCGCCGGCCAGGGCTCCCAGGCCGAGGCCGGTTCGCCACGCCGCGCCGTACCTCTGCTGGGCGGCCTGCTCCAGGGCGGCCAGGAAGTCCGCGGCCGTGGCGTACCGGTCGGCGGGGTCTTTGGACAGCCCTTTCATGCACAGTTGCGCCAAATCGGCGGCGAGGGTGGGTTCGAATTCCCTGGGGTCGGGCACAGGTGCGTTCAGGTGCATCCGGGCAACGTCGACCACCCGGTCCGATACGTAGGGGCGGCGCCCGGTGAGCAACTCGAACAGCACCGCCGCGCAGGCGTAGATGTCGCTGCGTCCCGTTACCTGATGGCCTGTGATTTGTTCCGGGCTCATGTATGCCGGCGAACCGGCCACCGAGCCGTCCGCTGACACCGCCCCCTGCGGGCGGGCCAGGCCGAAGTCGATGAGCCGGGACACTCCCCGCCGGTCGACCAGGATGTTGTCCGGTTTGACGTCGCCATGTATCAGGCCTGCGGTGTGTACCGCAGTCAAACCGAGCAGGGCCCCGCGCATGACGTCCAATGCCTGCGGGCCGGTGAGCCGACCGGCGGCGCGGGTCAGCACGGCCCGCAGCGATGCGCCGTCGATCAATTCGGTGACGATCGCGGTGACATCGGGCTCATCGACGACGTCGATGACCCGGACGCAATGCCGATCCTGGATGCGCCGCATCGCATCGGCTTCGGACCGCAATGCGGCCATGGACGCCTGGTCGTCGGTGCGATCTCGGTCCAGCACCTTCACCGCGACCGGCGACCCGATGGTCGGGTCAGAGCCCAGATAGACGGTGCCGAAACTTCCCGATCCCAGCACCGCGCTCACCCGGTAGCGGCCCACGTGGGCCGGTTGATCACCACGGCGTTGTTCCCTCATCGGAGCCAACACATCAGTGCGGCGGCGACGAGCAGCGCAGCGACGACGAACCCGTACAGGAAGGCTCGGGCCCGGTAACGACGCGGCCGGTACACCCGCACCCGCGCGGGAACCGTGGGCAGCCCGCGGGGTGCCGCACCCCCCGCGGCCGGGGCGGTCGCGGCGAGGGTGTCCTCGGGGTGTTCAGGCGATGCCATGATCGATCGCGTAACGGACCAGCTCAACCCTGCGGCGGCAGCCGGTCTTGTCGCGGATCCGGTCCAGATGCGAATGCACCGTCTTGACACTGATGAACAACTCGCCGGCCACCTGCAGGTCACCGTGCCCGGCACAGACCAGCCGGAGCACATCCAGCTCCCGCGCCGACAAACCTGTCTCCAGCCGGGTCCGGGTCAGGTCCCGCCCCTGCGCGTCGATGGTCTGCACCGGAGCGTCCTCGTCGCCCTGGAAGACCACGACGTAGTCGCCGATCAACAGCCGATCACATGAGCGAATGGCGGCCGGACCGGACACCTTGCGCCCGTTGAGGTAGGTGCCGTTGCGGCTCCCACCGTCCTGCACCACCCAGTGCCCGTCCTGGGTCCGCAAGATGGCGTGCAGCCGGGACACCGTGGGATCTCCGGGGAGCTGGACCTCGCAGGTCTCGTCCCGCCCGATCCGGACCGGGTCGACCATCACGGACACGGTCCGGCGGCGGCTGCCGTCATGCACCTCGAGCCGGACCATCCGCGCCTCCACCGAGAGGACCCACGCCGTTGTCCACGATGCGTGGTTCCAGCCACATCGCCGGTGATCCCGATTGACATCAACGCGGCCGATGCCGCTGCACACCAGGAACCGATACCCACACATTTAACGCCGAAATGCCCGCAGCCAACACCGGACTGCGGGTGCCACCGTTTGGGAACAACTTCCTGCACCGCCGCGAAGCCCCGCCGCGCGGAACTCCCGCCGCCAACGGCCCCGCCGGACTGACACGGCGCGCAGCACCTCCGTCCACCTGCGCCGTCACCGACGGCAACCAGAGACTGACCCCCTAGGCAAGGAGCAAAAGAGATGGAGCGCAAGCGAAGGATGATGCATCCAGATGCGGCGGTTGGCGCCGCCACCAGCCGTGGGGGCTGGGTCCGGCGCGCCGTCCTGGTCGCCGCCGCGGTCGCCGCCAGCTGCGTGGTCGCCCTGCAAAGCGGCGGTATCGCCTCGGCCACCGGCGTTTTCTCCACCACGGCGGCCGTCAACGTCCGCAGCGGCCCGGGCACCAACGCCGCCGTCATCGGCGGTGAACCCGCGGGCGCAACCTTCACCCTGCGCTGCCAGTGGCAGGGCGGCACCAACATCGGCGGCAACGCTACCTGGGACAGCGTGCAATTCGGCAACGGCGTCGTCGGTGCGATCACCGACTACCTGACCACCACCCCATCCTGGAACAACTACGCACCTGGCACACTGCCCTGCCTACCTGCGACGCCTGGCCCGCCCGCACCGTCGCCGGCTGTCACCCCGCAGATGCAGAACGCCGCCAACTGGGCCGTCGGCGAGAAGAATTCCCCGGACCCGACATGGAGCGATTACTTTCATCGCCCCTGGAGCGGCTTGTGCGAAGCATTCGTTCAACAGGCGGAAGGATTCCGGTTCCAGTTCGGTTCCGCGTTGGCCGACTACTACTGGCAGAAGAACAACGGCCGCATCCACCTGGATCCTTACCCGCCGGTTGGGGCGCTGGTCTTCTACGCTGGCGGCGCCTACGGACACGTTGCGGTCTCTATCGGTGGCGGCCAGGAAGTGGGAACCTACGGTTTCGACGGGCAACGGCTACCCGTCAGGCAGTACCCGGTGACCGGCTACTTGACTAATCGGTACCTCGGCTGGTCCCGGCCCATCGGCAGTTGACCCAAGCCCGACCACCGTCGGATCTGGGCCGAAAGACTGCGACCACGTGCCGAGCATGGCGACCGGCAGTCATTTGAGCGCGATCAGAACCGCCGCCCGGCCTCGAGTGTGGGCCGCCACCTCCCGGTGGCCCGAACTCCCCAGACTCTCGATCCCACCACTGCCACCGTTGCGCTCGGCACGGCCGAGCACAGCAACCGACCTGGAGGTTGTCATGAACACAGAGACCGGCCCAGCCGCCCGGACACTGTTGGGGGCGCTGGTGGGCGTCGCCTTGTTGGTCGTTCTGGCCGGGTGCGGCGGCACCGCCTCGCCGCCGCCCACCGCGTCCGGTCCGCCGATCCGGGACGTCTCGGTCGCCTCCGGTGTGCGTTCCGCGCCACCGCCGGGCCGGCTCACCGGCTCGGCGACCGCAGCAGAATCTGTGGCCTCGGCGCCCGGCTTGCCGGCCGATTGGTCCGTCCAATCGATCCGCGCAGCTACCGCCGGCCTGCGGGCGTGCGCGCAGGCCGCCACCCTCACGCCGCCGGGTTGCCCCCAAGCAGTCAACACCTACGGCGATGCCCTCACCGCCCACTGGCACCTGCTCAACCAGCCCCTCGAGCACGCCGTCGCCGTTCGGATGGAACCACCCGGCGAAACGGGCGGCGCCCACTCCGCGGGAAGGGTCGCGGTCTTCGGCCTGTACCAGATGGACGTCTCCTACACCCTCGCGGGCCAGGGCCTACGCCCCTACCGCGACTACATCGGCGGCACCGCGGCGGCCATCGTGACCTGGGACGGCAGCGCCGTGTCCAACGTCGCGTTCCCCCAGAACAGTGCTCTGCTCACTGATCTGCCCTCGGTGACCGTCAAACCGTTCAGCCGCCCCGCCGAGGTCAGCGACGCCGCCGTGCTGCAGGCTGTCACAGCAGGATTCAAGCAATGCGTGACGTTGAAGATGCCGCTTTCGGCCGTGGTCGGCATCCACAGCACAGCGCCCGCCGTCCCCAACTGCCCGCAACAACTGCTCGGCGGTTTGGACGTGAACACCGTCAGCGCCAGCTGGGTCCTCAACGCCGACCCCATCCAGGGCGCGCTGGTGTCCTTCGACACCCAACACGGCAATTTCGCGCTCACCGGCAGCTACGACATGACCCTGAACAGTGTGATCGCCAACGTCCCCTACGCCGGCCCGCGCACATCCCGCAGCACCGGCACCTACACCGCCACCCTCACATGGGACGGGCAGCAACTCACCCTGGTCACAATCGACCGATAACCAGCCACCGCTCGCCCGTCATCCGGAGGTCCGCAATGACCGCACATCCACCGACCGCTGCCACCAACGGCCCCCTGCGACGTGGGCTACTCGCGGTCGCGGTCGCGGTCGCGGCCTGCGCCCTAGCAGCCGGCTGCAGTTCCAACCTCACCGAGCCTGGAACCCCAACAGCCATGCCCTGCGCGTCACTGCCGGGATGCACACCGCCGATCCCGCTACCCTCCACGTCCGTCCCGCCGGGACTTCCGCTGGACTGGTCCGTGCAGGCGATTCGCGCCACCACCGTCGCGTTCCTGACCTGCGCCCAGTCGACCTCGTTGCAGCCGCCGAACTGTCCCCAAAGCCTGGCCGCCGGTGAAGCCCTTACCGCGCACTGGAGGGTCCTCAACCGACCCCTGGACTACGCCGTCGCCGTCCCCGCGCCTGCCCAGCCCGGCGTAGCGACTGCGGCCGGTCAGGTCACTGTATTCGGGCTATACCAGATGGACGTCTCCTACACGATCGGCGGTCAGAGTCTGCGGCCCTTCCTCGACTACGTCGGTGGCATCGCGGCGGCCACCATGACGTGGGACGGACACTCATTCCAGAACGTCCAATTCCTCTCCAGCGACGCGGCCGCCGCGGAGCCTGCCCCGAACCTGCCGCCCTTCGCCCGCCCCACCGAGGTCGCGGACGCCGCGGTTCTGACCGCCGTCAAGGCCGGCTTCACCGACTGCGCGACCCTTGCCGTTCCGCTCACCGCAGGCGGCCTGGCCATCCCCAACTGCCCTCAGAGCGCCGCCGTGATCCAAGTCGGCACAGTCACCAGCGCCCAATGGACCCTCACCAGCGACCCCGTGCAGGGCGCGCTCGTCTCCTTCGACACCGCCCACGGCAATTTCGCCGTCACCGGCAACTACCACATGGACCTGCACTACACCACCACCAACGGCAACGCCCTCTCACCTGACAACGGACCCCACACCGGCAAGGCCAGCGGCAACTACACCGCAACCCTGGACTGGGACGGCCACCAACTGAAACTGCTCAAGATCGCCGCCCCGTGAGATTATTCGGTCGCCAAATCATCTGGTTCTAAGGACCAGCGTGAGCACACAAATCGGGAGTATCCGGGGAAGGGTGTACATGATCTTGGTCCTTGACACGCCGCGCTCAGCTTGGCGGGAAGGAACCGAGATCATCGATGCCATGCCGAATCGGAACGGATTGATCAGCAGCCGTTCGGCCAGGCCCTGGTGGAGCAGGCCCGATCTGAGGGGGTCGACCCGATTGGGCCCCAGGGTCTGCTCGAGCCGGCGATCGTGCGCAAGCGCCAACGCCGCGCCAACGTGAAGTCAGTGCAGATGATGCAGGGGCACAAGTCGGCTGCGACGACGCTGGACGTCTACGCGGACCTGTTTCCCGACGACCTGGATCTCGTCGCAATCGCGCTTGATCAGGCAGCGTCTGCAGCGGTTGTGCCGAAAACTGCCCAAGGTCAGAAGAAGGGCCAGCCTCCGACTGGCGTAGGCTGGCCCTTCTTCTGCGGTGTCACTGGTCGGGGTGACAGGATTTGAACCTGCGACCTCTTCGTCCCGAACGAAGCGCGCTACCAAGCTGCGCCACACCCCGGTGAACCTCGAAAAGTCTATCCGATCCGACGGGGTGCTCCGAACCAGATTGACCGGCGAGGTGGGCTGGGATTCATGCTCTTGGCACCAGCGTCAGCAGCGTGGCCTCGGGGCGGCAGCAGAACCGGACCGGCATGTACGGCGAGTTGCCCAGGCCGGCCGAGACGTTCAGCCACATGTCGGCCCCCCACCGGGACAGCCCGCGGGCGCGACCCCGGTCGATGCCGGAGTTGGTGACGATGGCCCCGTACCCGGGG
This window of the Nakamurella panacisegetis genome carries:
- a CDS encoding SH3 domain-containing protein, whose product is MERKRRMMHPDAAVGAATSRGGWVRRAVLVAAAVAASCVVALQSGGIASATGVFSTTAAVNVRSGPGTNAAVIGGEPAGATFTLRCQWQGGTNIGGNATWDSVQFGNGVVGAITDYLTTTPSWNNYAPGTLPCLPATPGPPAPSPAVTPQMQNAANWAVGEKNSPDPTWSDYFHRPWSGLCEAFVQQAEGFRFQFGSALADYYWQKNNGRIHLDPYPPVGALVFYAGGAYGHVAVSIGGGQEVGTYGFDGQRLPVRQYPVTGYLTNRYLGWSRPIGS